In a genomic window of Balnearium lithotrophicum:
- a CDS encoding Rad52/Rad22 family DNA repair protein — MNSQNLKYWKDIVEKIDQILESEGASAVQEVPGRGRTLYGYKPQSVIDALNKVVGAKNWGFKILEHSIDGVERKGEKRYVAWVKLRIWILETEAFKEVFGGSENYTPGDALKGAVTDAIQKGLSLFSIGRKAYRGELKELLPKKEVERNQRATAKQIELIKKLAAETGTDVSKVNFNLLTSDRASKIINELIGKKKAS; from the coding sequence TTGAACTCCCAAAATCTAAAATACTGGAAGGATATTGTAGAAAAAATAGACCAAATTTTAGAAAGTGAAGGGGCTTCCGCCGTTCAGGAAGTTCCAGGTAGAGGAAGGACTCTCTATGGATACAAACCCCAATCTGTAATTGATGCTCTCAACAAGGTTGTTGGAGCAAAGAACTGGGGATTCAAAATCCTTGAACATTCTATAGATGGGGTAGAAAGGAAGGGAGAAAAGAGATACGTTGCATGGGTAAAGTTAAGGATATGGATTTTAGAAACGGAGGCTTTCAAGGAGGTTTTTGGAGGAAGTGAAAACTACACTCCCGGTGATGCTCTTAAGGGAGCGGTAACAGATGCAATACAGAAAGGGCTATCACTCTTTTCTATAGGTAGAAAAGCTTACAGGGGTGAACTGAAGGAGCTCTTACCTAAAAAGGAGGTGGAGAGAAACCAGAGAGCAACGGCAAAACAGATAGAACTCATAAAGAAGTTAGCAGCAGAGACGGGAACGGATGTATCAAAGGTCAACTTTAATCTCCTTACCTCCGATAGGGCATCAAAAATTATAAATGAACTGATAGGCAAGAAAAAGGCAAGTTAA
- the cas8a1 gene encoding type I-B CRISPR-associated protein Cas8b1/Cst1 encodes MERVYLGDWLYNAGILGFLNINSHLWKLRTVGDNQELISKDESLLRFGDNYIEFDRKIFEGFSEKFFNYAFNQYGRYENLIKLFKEYVSDLEYLKAERNLDYLNRKYFRSRVQNNETSQKVLVEIFDRFKKILQGFKLLKNKLGKLPSKNKIRKDIDLLINILRKAIEILERDKKEFWETDVQIYLRNIYGQKSFLNLSVNKDIFKKFYTDFEEPLRQNKVKKDKKFICISCMERKAKKNTVFDTGISKFYGLNPDSVNFVWNFVPKLPLCEICEIIYFSYFAGLTPVQKDGRKIFYFVNSDSSVVDLVSENRLLMKVLNPNLTQNVLLDFFTQLVLKASYEKARFTLQNIAVLELDLNNETIPKVYSFNLSREKAEFLREQKNKEILEQFSKSYYKIKDTKISILLEVIHLFLENKLYFDYLNKIAKIFMAYQGGSRNYETNINPYRLQLLTLVISKFINEIGDKKMSVSKKEMWDVYDEGRKLAELLRNKNAENKIQSISYKLLNSLRIGNTSQFMDVLLRTYMAYGEEIPSSFVKTLQNKENFYCIGYSFLNGLLGEEVTSNG; translated from the coding sequence ATGGAAAGAGTATATCTCGGAGATTGGCTTTATAATGCAGGAATTCTCGGTTTTTTAAATATAAATTCCCATTTGTGGAAATTAAGAACTGTTGGAGATAATCAGGAACTTATTTCAAAAGACGAGAGTTTGCTAAGGTTCGGAGATAACTACATAGAGTTTGATAGAAAAATCTTTGAAGGGTTTTCTGAGAAGTTTTTTAATTACGCTTTTAATCAGTATGGTAGGTATGAAAATTTGATAAAGCTTTTTAAGGAATATGTTAGCGATTTAGAATATCTGAAAGCTGAAAGAAATTTAGATTATTTAAATAGAAAGTACTTTCGTAGTAGAGTTCAGAATAATGAAACTTCTCAAAAAGTTTTAGTTGAGATTTTTGATAGATTTAAGAAGATACTTCAGGGATTTAAACTGTTAAAAAACAAATTGGGGAAGCTTCCTTCAAAAAATAAAATAAGAAAGGATATAGATCTTTTAATAAATATTCTTCGGAAAGCTATAGAAATATTAGAAAGAGACAAGAAAGAATTTTGGGAAACGGATGTTCAGATTTATCTAAGGAATATCTACGGTCAAAAAAGTTTCTTGAATCTTAGTGTGAATAAAGACATATTTAAAAAGTTTTATACAGATTTTGAGGAACCCCTAAGACAAAACAAAGTAAAAAAAGACAAAAAGTTCATATGTATATCATGTATGGAAAGAAAAGCAAAAAAGAATACGGTATTTGACACTGGAATTTCTAAGTTCTATGGTCTCAATCCAGACTCTGTAAACTTTGTATGGAACTTTGTTCCCAAACTTCCTTTATGCGAAATCTGTGAAATTATCTATTTTTCTTATTTTGCAGGTCTGACTCCTGTTCAAAAAGATGGACGAAAGATTTTCTATTTTGTTAATTCAGACAGTTCTGTTGTTGATTTAGTTAGTGAAAACAGGTTACTAATGAAAGTATTGAATCCGAATTTAACGCAGAATGTTCTTTTAGATTTCTTTACTCAACTTGTTTTAAAAGCATCTTATGAGAAGGCTCGTTTTACTCTTCAAAATATTGCCGTTTTAGAACTTGACTTGAATAATGAAACAATTCCAAAGGTTTATTCCTTTAATTTATCAAGAGAAAAAGCAGAGTTCTTAAGGGAACAAAAAAATAAAGAGATTCTAGAACAGTTTTCTAAGAGTTATTACAAAATAAAAGATACGAAAATTTCGATTCTTCTAGAAGTTATCCATTTGTTTTTAGAAAATAAACTTTATTTTGATTACTTGAATAAGATTGCAAAAATATTCATGGCTTATCAGGGTGGTTCAAGAAATTACGAAACAAATATAAATCCGTATAGGCTTCAACTTTTAACTCTAGTTATTTCAAAGTTTATTAACGAAATAGGGGATAAAAAGATGAGCGTGTCGAAAAAAGAAATGTGGGACGTTTATGACGAAGGTAGAAAACTTGCAGAGCTTCTAAGAAATAAAAATGCGGAAAACAAAATACAGTCAATTTCCTACAAGCTTTTAAATTCTCTTAGAATAGGAAACACTTCACAGTTTATGGATGTTTTGCTTAGGACTTATATGGCTTATGGTGAAGAGATTCCCTCTTCTTTTGTTAAGACTTTGCAAAATAAGGAGAATTTTTACTGTATCGGATACAGTTTTTTAAACGGATTACTTGGAGAGGAGGTAACAAGCAATGGTTAA
- the gyrB gene encoding DNA topoisomerase (ATP-hydrolyzing) subunit B, whose product MKSGEKYDASAIKVLEGLEAVRKRPGMYIGDTGTYGLHHLVFEVVDNSVDEALAGYCTEIDVIIHPDNSVTVADNGRGIPVDIHPEYGKPAAEIVLTVLHAGGKFEKKAYKYSGGLHGVGVSVVNALSEWLKLEIHRDGKVYKQVYEKGNPVTQFTCVGETKKRGTIVTFKPDPEIFEVTEFSWDILANRLRELAFLNKGLRITLTDERVEPPKKEVFYYEGGIVEFVKKINEKKDPLFPEPIYISGEKEDILVEVALQYNSTYTEQIFSFVNNINTREGGTHVAGFRMALTRAITKFIEENNLIPKNSKISVTGDDVREGLVAVISVKVPNPQFEGQTKAKLGNSEVRPVVASIVYEKLWNFLTERPDIGRKIAEKVITAARAREAAKRARELTRRKSALEEFSLPGKLADCSERNPERTELFLVEGDSAGGSAKQGRDRRFQAILPLKGKIINVEKARIEKVLSNDEIKTIITALGTGVGKNFDISKLRYNKIIIMTDADVDGAHIRTLLLTFFFRQFPEIVEKGHLYIAQPPLYRLKKGKKEIYIKSDEELERVVLEFAIDSVKLLSKEGKEVNREDSLKVVDSLLKLQRVISVLSRKRDRDLISLLLRIGADYKELYSRESVENLVEKLKENLPRELSGTEFKIIEDKESCSFKVLARIPFDKYLKKEEFVDEDLLMSDLFRQGRDLKSKLREVLGEPPYRVRTAKGELVEFQTVDELFNYLMDKGREGIYIQRYKGLGEMNPEQLWETTMNPENRTLLKVTVEDAVQADEVFTVLMGDKVDPRREFIQKFAKQVRNLDV is encoded by the coding sequence ATGAAGAGTGGTGAAAAGTACGATGCATCGGCAATAAAGGTTCTTGAGGGGCTTGAGGCAGTTAGAAAGAGACCGGGAATGTACATTGGAGATACTGGGACCTATGGACTCCACCACTTGGTTTTTGAGGTAGTTGATAATAGCGTTGATGAGGCACTCGCAGGGTACTGTACAGAAATTGATGTCATTATTCATCCAGACAACTCTGTTACAGTTGCAGATAACGGAAGGGGAATTCCGGTTGACATACATCCAGAGTATGGAAAGCCAGCTGCAGAGATTGTTCTTACCGTTCTCCATGCTGGAGGAAAGTTTGAAAAGAAGGCCTACAAGTATTCAGGTGGACTTCACGGAGTAGGAGTTTCTGTTGTTAATGCCTTATCAGAGTGGTTGAAACTTGAAATTCATAGGGATGGAAAGGTCTACAAGCAGGTTTACGAAAAGGGAAATCCCGTAACACAGTTTACGTGTGTTGGAGAAACAAAAAAGAGGGGAACAATAGTAACCTTTAAGCCAGACCCAGAAATTTTTGAGGTAACTGAATTTAGCTGGGATATTTTGGCCAACAGGTTGAGGGAACTCGCTTTCTTAAACAAGGGATTAAGAATTACTCTTACAGATGAAAGGGTTGAACCTCCAAAAAAGGAGGTCTTCTACTACGAAGGTGGGATTGTAGAATTTGTAAAGAAGATAAACGAAAAGAAAGACCCTTTATTTCCAGAGCCTATCTACATATCAGGGGAAAAGGAAGACATTTTGGTTGAGGTTGCCCTCCAGTACAACTCAACGTACACAGAACAGATATTCAGCTTTGTGAACAACATAAATACCAGAGAAGGTGGTACACACGTTGCCGGGTTTAGGATGGCCCTTACGAGGGCTATAACCAAATTCATAGAGGAGAACAACTTAATTCCAAAGAATTCAAAGATTTCCGTTACTGGCGATGATGTAAGGGAAGGTTTAGTTGCAGTTATTTCTGTGAAGGTTCCGAATCCCCAATTTGAAGGTCAAACAAAAGCAAAACTGGGAAACTCAGAGGTAAGACCTGTTGTTGCCTCAATAGTTTACGAAAAACTCTGGAACTTCTTAACAGAAAGGCCTGACATTGGAAGGAAGATAGCAGAGAAAGTTATAACTGCTGCAAGGGCAAGGGAGGCTGCAAAGAGGGCAAGGGAGCTAACGAGACGAAAGAGTGCCCTTGAGGAGTTTTCACTTCCAGGAAAATTGGCAGACTGTTCCGAGAGGAATCCAGAGAGGACGGAGCTCTTTTTAGTTGAGGGAGATTCCGCAGGTGGAAGTGCAAAGCAGGGAAGGGATAGGAGATTTCAGGCCATACTTCCTCTAAAGGGAAAGATAATAAACGTTGAAAAGGCAAGGATTGAAAAGGTTCTATCTAACGATGAGATTAAGACAATCATAACAGCACTCGGTACCGGTGTTGGTAAGAACTTTGATATATCAAAGCTCAGGTACAACAAGATAATAATCATGACAGATGCTGACGTTGATGGAGCTCACATAAGAACCCTCCTCTTAACGTTCTTCTTCCGTCAGTTTCCAGAAATCGTCGAAAAAGGTCATCTCTACATAGCTCAACCACCCCTCTACAGGCTTAAAAAGGGAAAGAAGGAAATCTACATAAAGAGCGATGAAGAGTTAGAAAGGGTCGTTTTAGAGTTTGCCATTGATTCTGTAAAGCTACTGAGTAAAGAAGGAAAGGAAGTTAATAGAGAAGACTCCCTAAAAGTTGTAGATTCCCTTTTAAAACTCCAGAGGGTCATTTCCGTTCTTTCCAGAAAAAGGGATAGAGATTTAATCAGCCTGCTTTTGAGAATTGGAGCAGATTACAAGGAGCTCTATTCAAGAGAATCTGTAGAAAATTTAGTAGAAAAATTGAAAGAAAATCTACCGAGGGAACTTTCAGGCACGGAATTTAAAATTATTGAGGATAAGGAAAGTTGCTCGTTTAAAGTCCTTGCAAGAATTCCTTTCGACAAGTACTTGAAGAAAGAAGAGTTTGTCGATGAGGACCTTCTGATGTCAGACCTGTTTAGACAGGGTAGGGACTTAAAGAGCAAACTCAGGGAAGTTTTGGGAGAACCTCCCTATAGAGTTAGAACGGCTAAAGGAGAACTTGTTGAGTTTCAAACTGTAGATGAACTTTTCAACTACCTGATGGACAAGGGAAGGGAAGGAATATACATTCAAAGGTACAAAGGTCTTGGGGAGATGAACCCAGAACAGCTCTGGGAAACAACGATGAATCCAGAGAATAGGACACTTTTAAAGGTTACCGTTGAGGATGCTGTTCAGGCTGATGAGGTCTTTACAGTTCTGATGGGAGATAAAGTTGACCCGAGAAGGGAATTTATTCAGAAGTTTGCAAAGCAGGTTAGAAATCTTGATGTTTAG
- the cas7i gene encoding type I-B CRISPR-associated protein Cas7/Cst2/DevR, whose product MVNLQPKGLTVSVIFEAMSLNYGEGVGNISELKKLSRSGELLSYESRQAIRYDIYRMLKELFSVDSGKEEPLTAEQDVVQFKPEANIKDYVEADLFGYMKTEKDRGALTRPAVVRITPAISLEPMFLDVEFGINLKFAQRAGTTPNPFQFEHHLSLYSYTVTIELDRVGEDPNDNISLEPSEKARRVNMVLDVLKVLNRNIKGRMENLNPLFSIGGVYNVKNPFFLGRLKVRYNREMRKYLLETSIISSVLDMSFNGKKVKDNSYIGIVDGYWENEEEIKELLPEKVLNVNDFFETLKNQVNQYYGVKSETS is encoded by the coding sequence ATGGTTAACTTACAACCAAAGGGGTTAACGGTTTCAGTAATCTTTGAGGCTATGAGTTTGAACTATGGAGAGGGAGTAGGAAATATCTCAGAACTTAAAAAGCTTTCCCGTTCAGGCGAACTTTTGTCGTACGAATCAAGACAGGCGATTAGATACGATATCTACAGAATGTTGAAGGAATTGTTTTCCGTGGATAGCGGTAAGGAAGAGCCTTTAACGGCAGAGCAAGATGTTGTTCAGTTTAAACCTGAAGCCAATATAAAAGACTACGTAGAGGCTGACTTATTTGGTTATATGAAAACAGAAAAAGACCGGGGAGCTTTAACACGTCCTGCAGTCGTAAGAATAACGCCCGCTATATCCCTTGAACCTATGTTCTTAGATGTAGAATTCGGAATAAATTTAAAATTTGCTCAAAGAGCAGGAACTACTCCGAATCCGTTTCAATTTGAGCATCACTTATCTCTGTATTCCTATACAGTCACGATAGAGTTAGATAGGGTTGGAGAAGATCCGAATGATAATATCTCACTTGAACCTTCCGAAAAGGCAAGAAGAGTTAATATGGTTTTAGATGTATTGAAGGTGTTAAACAGAAATATTAAGGGTAGGATGGAGAATTTGAATCCTCTCTTCTCCATTGGAGGAGTTTACAATGTTAAAAATCCGTTTTTCTTGGGAAGATTGAAGGTAAGATATAATCGTGAAATGAGGAAATATCTTTTGGAAACATCAATTATTTCGTCAGTTCTTGATATGAGTTTTAACGGAAAGAAAGTTAAGGATAATTCTTACATAGGTATTGTGGATGGATACTGGGAAAATGAAGAAGAAATAAAGGAACTTTTGCCTGAAAAGGTTCTTAATGTTAATGATTTCTTTGAAACTCTAAAAAATCAAGTAAATCAATACTATGGAGTTAAAAGTGAAACTTCTTAA
- the cas5b gene encoding type I-B CRISPR-associated protein Cas5b, whose translation MKLLKIKAYQAFANYRKPMSFNFWDSYPLPPLSTVRGWFHTVIGASEYIPMAVSIQGKFSSVVYDLQMLVKFDRKSRVKEKGYPFLEGFNKSFSKSPTYVANIYDVSLNIYIHADEKYLKLFKENVLKNEYPSLGRKEDLVRIDHIDFIEPEIRDFSEDEHDIDYGIYLNKETAQSLGIAGINYRMNFKYNKELLEKTGLRYFEKREVVYIDDALIEDGELLFDREDSRIIDLVGDVNV comes from the coding sequence GTGAAACTTCTTAAAATAAAGGCCTATCAAGCTTTTGCAAACTATAGAAAACCTATGAGTTTTAATTTCTGGGACAGTTATCCCCTACCTCCTCTATCTACCGTTAGGGGTTGGTTTCATACTGTGATTGGTGCAAGCGAGTATATCCCTATGGCTGTGAGCATACAGGGGAAATTTTCATCTGTTGTTTATGATTTGCAGATGCTTGTGAAGTTTGATAGGAAATCAAGAGTTAAAGAAAAAGGATATCCGTTTTTGGAAGGATTTAATAAATCATTCTCAAAGTCTCCAACTTATGTGGCTAATATTTACGATGTTAGTTTAAATATATACATTCATGCAGATGAAAAATACTTAAAGTTGTTTAAGGAAAACGTTCTAAAGAATGAGTATCCTTCTCTCGGAAGGAAAGAAGATTTAGTCAGGATTGATCATATAGATTTTATTGAACCTGAAATTAGGGATTTTTCCGAAGATGAACACGATATTGATTACGGTATTTATTTGAATAAGGAAACAGCCCAGAGTTTGGGAATTGCAGGCATAAATTATAGGATGAATTTTAAATATAACAAGGAGTTACTGGAAAAAACTGGTCTTAGATATTTTGAAAAAAGGGAAGTGGTTTACATTGATGACGCTCTTATAGAGGACGGGGAGCTCCTTTTTGATAGAGAGGATAGCAGGATTATTGATTTAGTTGGAGACGTTAATGTGTAA
- the cas6 gene encoding CRISPR-associated endoribonuclease Cas6, with protein MKIKILIHTSKVPIIYRHRIVSLFKEALKLSDLEYKHSLYDSCVPKAFTFNLSFPQGFTIRKEPLQIDSQFTPEKFRELQNVETFYLPENSFLSLWISSADYRFIISLYNGLRNLETFRFSTDDTMLVNGEKINWKIKRIAPVNDRLVTKRTVTLKTCSPILIEKNINGKKKPILFTDDNFEKELNFTMNKILSTLRGYGLREPLSFKEIKMSVQKVKHTLKEFREKTGIPFMTLTGNRGIFQLQGHPEDINYIVKIGIGNRTGQGFGMVEVK; from the coding sequence GTGAAGATTAAAATCTTGATTCATACATCAAAGGTTCCAATAATTTATAGACATAGAATTGTTTCTTTATTTAAAGAGGCTTTAAAATTATCGGACTTAGAATACAAACATTCTCTCTACGATTCGTGCGTTCCTAAAGCCTTTACATTCAACCTGTCCTTTCCTCAGGGCTTCACTATAAGAAAAGAACCTTTACAGATAGACAGTCAATTTACTCCAGAGAAATTTAGGGAGCTCCAAAACGTAGAAACCTTCTACCTTCCAGAAAACTCATTTTTAAGCTTATGGATAAGTTCAGCTGACTATCGGTTCATAATTTCCCTGTACAACGGCCTTAGAAATTTAGAGACGTTCAGATTTAGTACGGATGACACAATGTTAGTAAATGGAGAAAAAATAAACTGGAAAATAAAGAGGATAGCTCCTGTTAACGATAGGTTGGTAACCAAAAGAACAGTTACCTTGAAAACCTGTTCTCCGATTCTAATTGAGAAAAACATAAATGGAAAGAAGAAACCAATTTTATTTACAGATGACAATTTTGAAAAGGAACTTAACTTCACAATGAATAAGATTCTTTCTACTTTAAGAGGGTACGGTTTAAGAGAGCCTCTTTCCTTTAAAGAAATAAAAATGAGTGTTCAAAAGGTAAAACATACTCTGAAAGAATTTAGGGAGAAAACGGGCATTCCATTTATGACTTTAACAGGAAATAGAGGGATTTTCCAGCTTCAAGGTCATCCGGAAGATATTAATTACATCGTTAAGATAGGTATTGGAAACAGAACAGGACAGGGATTTGGAATGGTAGAGGTAAAGTAA
- a CDS encoding gamma-glutamylcyclotransferase family protein, which produces MRYQLLFVYGTLMSGFSAHAFLVDSVFVSHGVLYGAKLVHLNDGYPGIIEGEGRVFGEVYRVDDLTLRAIDMFEDFNELFPEESYYIRKKKYVRLIPMSEFVEAWVYFLNPSLLSDLDFTEVPFGNWKEFLKKFLRM; this is translated from the coding sequence ATGAGGTATCAGCTCCTCTTTGTTTACGGAACTTTGATGTCTGGGTTTTCCGCCCATGCCTTTTTAGTTGATTCCGTTTTTGTTTCCCACGGAGTTCTGTACGGCGCAAAGTTAGTCCATCTTAACGATGGTTATCCCGGGATTATTGAGGGGGAGGGAAGGGTATTTGGAGAGGTTTACAGGGTTGATGATTTAACATTAAGAGCCATTGATATGTTTGAAGACTTTAACGAGCTTTTTCCTGAAGAGAGTTACTACATAAGAAAGAAGAAATATGTAAGGTTAATACCAATGAGTGAGTTTGTAGAAGCTTGGGTTTACTTCTTAAATCCTTCCTTACTTTCAGACCTGGACTTTACAGAAGTTCCCTTTGGAAACTGGAAAGAGTTTCTGAAAAAATTCCTGAGAATGTAA
- a CDS encoding ABC transporter substrate-binding protein, whose product MNIKGFSEERRILLKCVLGVGALSLTPFCGALIYPEPEGKGNRGEIGRKVDLNSASFLPGIYGGTLYSSTSSDPKTFNLVLANETSSTDAVGELFEGLTDVDLKTLKPKGCLSKRWEFKDGGLRWIFKLRRNVRWFDGRLFTADDVVFTFNRIYFNEKIPNSTRDSFLVDGKLPKVRKIDGFTVEFLLPVPFAPLLYSLSAPIFPKHVVEVAVESGKFMEFWNVSTPPEKLVGTGPYRLVKYLPGQYLIYERNRKYWKVDNYGKRLPYVDKKVKFIVPDKNTELLKFKVDEIDFYSMRGNDYPALSKGKGDYTIYNLGPSLTADFISFNQKRGTIPEWKVKLFRNRLFRWAISHSVDRKGIVLTVYNGLGYPVYSPVTPANRLYWDENYPKFPYNLRKAKELLEKVGLRDRNGDGWLETPDGHRVEINLLTNSNNPARVQIGAILKYDLKRIGIKVNFQPLDFNNLVEKLLHTHDFDAVIIGLTGSIDPNGGKNVWMSSGQLHLWNPNQKKPETDWEAEVDRLFELGAKTLDFKKRVEIYKKAYWIVSYEQPLIYIAAPIVLEAARNRVKNFYPTVWGTYEPERIFINEKSV is encoded by the coding sequence TTGAATATCAAAGGCTTCAGTGAGGAAAGGAGAATTCTCTTAAAGTGTGTTTTAGGTGTCGGAGCTCTCTCTCTAACCCCTTTCTGTGGAGCTCTAATCTACCCTGAGCCTGAAGGAAAGGGGAATAGAGGAGAAATAGGAAGAAAGGTTGATTTAAACAGTGCAAGTTTTTTGCCGGGAATCTACGGTGGAACGCTCTACTCCTCCACATCCTCAGACCCTAAAACGTTCAACTTGGTTCTGGCCAACGAAACTTCCTCAACAGATGCCGTTGGAGAGCTCTTTGAGGGATTGACTGATGTTGATTTGAAAACTTTAAAACCTAAAGGCTGCTTATCCAAAAGGTGGGAATTTAAGGATGGCGGTTTAAGGTGGATTTTCAAGTTGAGAAGAAACGTTAGATGGTTTGATGGAAGGTTGTTTACTGCCGATGACGTTGTTTTTACATTTAACAGAATTTACTTCAACGAGAAAATTCCAAACTCTACGAGGGATTCATTTTTAGTTGATGGAAAGCTCCCGAAAGTCAGGAAAATTGATGGGTTTACAGTTGAGTTTTTACTCCCCGTTCCCTTTGCCCCCCTCCTATACTCCCTGTCCGCTCCAATTTTTCCAAAGCACGTTGTTGAAGTGGCAGTGGAGAGTGGAAAGTTCATGGAGTTCTGGAACGTTTCAACCCCTCCTGAAAAACTGGTTGGAACGGGCCCTTACAGACTCGTTAAGTACCTCCCCGGCCAATACTTAATCTACGAGAGAAACAGGAAATACTGGAAAGTTGATAACTACGGGAAAAGACTCCCCTACGTTGATAAAAAGGTAAAGTTCATAGTTCCCGATAAGAATACGGAGCTCCTTAAGTTCAAAGTAGATGAAATAGACTTTTACTCCATGAGGGGAAACGACTATCCAGCGCTCTCAAAGGGTAAAGGTGACTATACAATCTACAACTTGGGGCCCTCTCTAACTGCCGATTTTATATCCTTCAACCAGAAGAGGGGAACTATTCCGGAGTGGAAAGTAAAACTCTTCAGGAACAGGCTCTTCCGGTGGGCAATCTCACATTCGGTTGACAGGAAGGGCATAGTTCTAACGGTTTACAACGGACTCGGTTATCCTGTTTACTCTCCAGTTACTCCGGCAAACAGACTCTACTGGGATGAGAACTATCCTAAGTTTCCCTACAACTTGAGAAAAGCCAAAGAGCTCTTAGAGAAAGTAGGCCTTAGGGACAGGAATGGAGATGGTTGGTTGGAAACCCCCGATGGACACAGAGTTGAAATTAACCTGCTTACGAACTCAAACAACCCGGCAAGGGTCCAGATTGGTGCAATTCTAAAGTACGACTTAAAACGAATAGGAATAAAGGTAAACTTCCAGCCTTTGGACTTTAACAACTTGGTTGAAAAGTTGCTCCATACTCACGACTTTGATGCTGTAATAATTGGCTTAACAGGTTCAATAGACCCAAACGGTGGGAAGAACGTCTGGATGAGTAGCGGCCAACTCCATCTATGGAATCCGAATCAAAAGAAACCTGAAACCGATTGGGAAGCTGAAGTAGACAGACTTTTTGAACTCGGAGCTAAAACACTTGACTTTAAGAAAAGAGTGGAAATTTATAAAAAGGCCTACTGGATAGTATCCTACGAACAGCCTTTAATCTACATTGCAGCTCCTATTGTCTTAGAGGCTGCAAGGAACAGAGTGAAGAACTTTTACCCGACGGTTTGGGGAACTTACGAGCCTGAGAGAATTTTCATCAACGAAAAATCAGTGTAG